A window from Hemicordylus capensis ecotype Gifberg chromosome 2, rHemCap1.1.pri, whole genome shotgun sequence encodes these proteins:
- the C9orf72 gene encoding guanine nucleotide exchange factor C9orf72 homolog isoform X1 has product MTALCPPPSPAVAKTEIALSGESPLLAATFAYWDNILGPRVRHIWAPKTEQQLLSDGEITFLANHTLNGEILRNAESGAIDVKFFVLAEKGVIIVSLIFDGNWNGDRSTYGLSIILPQSELSFYLPLHQVCVDRLTHIIRKGRIWMHKERQEHFQKAVIEGTERMEDQGQSIIPMLTGEVIPVMELLSSMKSHSVPEEIDIRDTVLSDDDIGDSCHEGFLLKAISSHLQTCGCSVIVGSSAEKVNKIVRTLCLFLTSAERKCSRLCRNETSFKYESGLFVQGLLKDVTGSFVLPFRQVMYAPYPTTHIDVDVNTVKQMPPCHEHIYNQRRYMRSELTAFWRATSDEEMAQDTIIHTDESFTPDLNVFQDVLHQDTLVKAFLDQVFNLKPGLSLRNVFLAQFLLVLHRKALTLIKYIEDDTQKGKKPFKSLRSLKIDLDLTAEGDLNIIMALAEKIKPGLHSFLFGRPFYTSVQERDVLMAF; this is encoded by the exons ATGACCGCTCTatgtcctcctccttctcctgctgttgccaagACCGAGATTGCATTGAGTGGAGAGTCACCGTTACTTGCTGCTACTTTTGCATACTGGGATAATATTCTTGGACCCAGGGTCAGACACATCTGGGCCCCGAAAACAGAGCAGCAGCTTCTGAGTGATGGAGAAATAACATTTCTTGCCAACCATACTCTGAATGGGGAAATACTCCGGAATGCAGAGAGTGGTGCAATAGATGtgaagttttttgttttggctgAGAAAGGAGTCATTATCGTGTCATTAATTTTTGATGGGAATTGGAATGGGGACAGAAGTACATATGGACTGTCGATTATACTTCCACAAAGTGAGCTTAGCTTCTACCTTCCCCTTCACCAGGTGTGTGTAGACAGACTGACACACATAATAAGAAAAGGAAGGATATGGATGCACAAG GAAAGGCAAGAACACTTCCAGAAAGCTGTCATAGAAGGCACAGAGAGAATGGAAGACCAG GGCCAGAGCATCATTCCAATGCTGACGGGAGAAGTTATTCCTGTAATGGAACTCCTTTCATCTATGAAATCGCACAGTGTTCCAGAAGAAATAGAT ATACGTGACACGGTGCTTAGTGATGACGACATTGGAGACAGCTGTCATGAAGGTTTCCTCCTTaa AGCCATCAGTTCTCACCTGCAGACTTGTGGATGTTCGGTAATTGTAGGAAGTAGTGCAGAAAAGGTTAATAAG ATAGTGCGGACACTGTGCCTCTTTCTCACTTCAGCAGAGCGAAAGTGTTCCAGGCTTTGCAGAAATGAAACCTCCTTCAAGTACGAGTCTGGTCTCTTTGTACAAGGATTGCTCAAG GATGTGACTGGAAGCTTTGTGTTGCCTTTCCGTCAAGTGATGTATGCTCCATATCCTACCACACACATAGATGTAGATGTCAACACAGTGAAACAGATGCCTCCATGCCATGAACATATCTATAATCAACGGCGGTACATGAGGTCTGAGCTAACAGCGTtttggagagctacttcagatgaAGAGATGGCTCAGGACACCATTATCCATACAGACGAAAGCTTCACACCTGACTT GAATGTGTTTCAAGACGTCTTACACCAAGACACTCTCGTAAAAGCCTTCCTGGATCAG GTCTTTAATTTGAAACCCGGATTGTCTCTGAGGAATGTGTTCCTTGCGCAGTTCTTATTAGTTCTTCACAGAAAAGCATTAACTCTCATCAAATACATAGAAGATGACAC GCAAAAAGGGAAAAAGCCTTTCAAGTCTCTTCGTAGCTTGAAGATAGACCTGGACTTAACAGCAGAGGGCGATCTTAACATAATAATGGCTTTAGCTGAGAAGATCAAGCCTGGTTTACATTCATTTCTCTTTGGCCGACCTTTCTACACTAGTGTACAGGAACGTGATGTCCTAATGGCATTTTGA
- the C9orf72 gene encoding guanine nucleotide exchange factor C9orf72 homolog isoform X3, whose amino-acid sequence MEDQGQSIIPMLTGEVIPVMELLSSMKSHSVPEEIDIRDTVLSDDDIGDSCHEGFLLKAISSHLQTCGCSVIVGSSAEKVNKIVRTLCLFLTSAERKCSRLCRNETSFKYESGLFVQGLLKDVTGSFVLPFRQVMYAPYPTTHIDVDVNTVKQMPPCHEHIYNQRRYMRSELTAFWRATSDEEMAQDTIIHTDESFTPDLNVFQDVLHQDTLVKAFLDQVFNLKPGLSLRNVFLAQFLLVLHRKALTLIKYIEDDTQKGKKPFKSLRSLKIDLDLTAEGDLNIIMALAEKIKPGLHSFLFGRPFYTSVQERDVLMAF is encoded by the exons ATGGAAGACCAG GGCCAGAGCATCATTCCAATGCTGACGGGAGAAGTTATTCCTGTAATGGAACTCCTTTCATCTATGAAATCGCACAGTGTTCCAGAAGAAATAGAT ATACGTGACACGGTGCTTAGTGATGACGACATTGGAGACAGCTGTCATGAAGGTTTCCTCCTTaa AGCCATCAGTTCTCACCTGCAGACTTGTGGATGTTCGGTAATTGTAGGAAGTAGTGCAGAAAAGGTTAATAAG ATAGTGCGGACACTGTGCCTCTTTCTCACTTCAGCAGAGCGAAAGTGTTCCAGGCTTTGCAGAAATGAAACCTCCTTCAAGTACGAGTCTGGTCTCTTTGTACAAGGATTGCTCAAG GATGTGACTGGAAGCTTTGTGTTGCCTTTCCGTCAAGTGATGTATGCTCCATATCCTACCACACACATAGATGTAGATGTCAACACAGTGAAACAGATGCCTCCATGCCATGAACATATCTATAATCAACGGCGGTACATGAGGTCTGAGCTAACAGCGTtttggagagctacttcagatgaAGAGATGGCTCAGGACACCATTATCCATACAGACGAAAGCTTCACACCTGACTT GAATGTGTTTCAAGACGTCTTACACCAAGACACTCTCGTAAAAGCCTTCCTGGATCAG GTCTTTAATTTGAAACCCGGATTGTCTCTGAGGAATGTGTTCCTTGCGCAGTTCTTATTAGTTCTTCACAGAAAAGCATTAACTCTCATCAAATACATAGAAGATGACAC GCAAAAAGGGAAAAAGCCTTTCAAGTCTCTTCGTAGCTTGAAGATAGACCTGGACTTAACAGCAGAGGGCGATCTTAACATAATAATGGCTTTAGCTGAGAAGATCAAGCCTGGTTTACATTCATTTCTCTTTGGCCGACCTTTCTACACTAGTGTACAGGAACGTGATGTCCTAATGGCATTTTGA
- the C9orf72 gene encoding guanine nucleotide exchange factor C9orf72 homolog isoform X2, which translates to MTALCPPPSPAVAKTEIALSGESPLLAATFAYWDNILGPRVRHIWAPKTEQQLLSDGEITFLANHTLNGEILRNAESGAIDVKFFVLAEKGVIIVSLIFDGNWNGDRSTYGLSIILPQSELSFYLPLHQVCVDRLTHIIRKGRIWMHKERQEHFQKAVIEGTERMEDQGQSIIPMLTGEVIPVMELLSSMKSHSVPEEIDIRDTVLSDDDIGDSCHEGFLLKAISSHLQTCGCSVIVGSSAEKVNKIVRTLCLFLTSAERKCSRLCRNETSFKYESGLFVQGLLKDVTGSFVLPFRQVMYAPYPTTHIDVDVNTVKQMPPCHEHIYNQRRYMRSELTAFWRATSDEEMAQDTIIHTDESFTPDLNVFQDVLHQDTLVKAFLDQNLACVHKYFLALLLKSIPSMEIKCDRERR; encoded by the exons ATGACCGCTCTatgtcctcctccttctcctgctgttgccaagACCGAGATTGCATTGAGTGGAGAGTCACCGTTACTTGCTGCTACTTTTGCATACTGGGATAATATTCTTGGACCCAGGGTCAGACACATCTGGGCCCCGAAAACAGAGCAGCAGCTTCTGAGTGATGGAGAAATAACATTTCTTGCCAACCATACTCTGAATGGGGAAATACTCCGGAATGCAGAGAGTGGTGCAATAGATGtgaagttttttgttttggctgAGAAAGGAGTCATTATCGTGTCATTAATTTTTGATGGGAATTGGAATGGGGACAGAAGTACATATGGACTGTCGATTATACTTCCACAAAGTGAGCTTAGCTTCTACCTTCCCCTTCACCAGGTGTGTGTAGACAGACTGACACACATAATAAGAAAAGGAAGGATATGGATGCACAAG GAAAGGCAAGAACACTTCCAGAAAGCTGTCATAGAAGGCACAGAGAGAATGGAAGACCAG GGCCAGAGCATCATTCCAATGCTGACGGGAGAAGTTATTCCTGTAATGGAACTCCTTTCATCTATGAAATCGCACAGTGTTCCAGAAGAAATAGAT ATACGTGACACGGTGCTTAGTGATGACGACATTGGAGACAGCTGTCATGAAGGTTTCCTCCTTaa AGCCATCAGTTCTCACCTGCAGACTTGTGGATGTTCGGTAATTGTAGGAAGTAGTGCAGAAAAGGTTAATAAG ATAGTGCGGACACTGTGCCTCTTTCTCACTTCAGCAGAGCGAAAGTGTTCCAGGCTTTGCAGAAATGAAACCTCCTTCAAGTACGAGTCTGGTCTCTTTGTACAAGGATTGCTCAAG GATGTGACTGGAAGCTTTGTGTTGCCTTTCCGTCAAGTGATGTATGCTCCATATCCTACCACACACATAGATGTAGATGTCAACACAGTGAAACAGATGCCTCCATGCCATGAACATATCTATAATCAACGGCGGTACATGAGGTCTGAGCTAACAGCGTtttggagagctacttcagatgaAGAGATGGCTCAGGACACCATTATCCATACAGACGAAAGCTTCACACCTGACTT GAATGTGTTTCAAGACGTCTTACACCAAGACACTCTCGTAAAAGCCTTCCTGGATCAG AACCTGGCATGTGTGCACAAGTATTTTCTCGCTCTCCTTTTAAAGTCAATTCCCAGCATGGAAATCAAGTGTGACCGAGAAAGAAGATAG